A segment of the Collimonas fungivorans genome:
GAGGTAGCCCTGACCACCGACGGCAGCAAAGCGCTGGTGTATGCAGAACGCATCGTCAAGCTGATGCGCGAAATGAAGGACGACATGTCGGCGCGCGACAACTATTCCGGCGTGCTGCGCATAGGCGTGATCGAATCGATCGTGCACAGCTGGTTCCCGGACTTGATCGGCCGCATCCACAAGCTGTTTCCGCAGCTGGAAATCGAAATCGCCAGCGACACCACCATCCACCTGCGCGAGCAGTTCAGCAAGGGCGACCTCGACCTGGTGCTGCAGGCGGAACCGGTGATCGCGCCCAACATCCGCAACCTCAAGCTGTGCGAACTGCCGATGCGCTGGGTCGGCAGCAGCAAGCTGGAGATCGGCAACGAAACCCTGAGCCTGTCGGACCTGGCGGCCTTCCCGCTGGTCAGCTTCGCCCGCAATTCCGGGCCGCACACCATCATCGAGCAGCTGTTCTCCAACAGCGAGCGCGGTTCGCTGCACATCAACTGCATCACTTCGGTGGCGACCATGATACGGCTAGTCAGCGACGGTTTCGGCGTCGCCGTGGTGCCGCCGGCGATCATCCAGCGCGAGCTCAACGACGGCAGCCTGCAGCTGCTGCGCGTGGATGCCGATTTCCCGGCCCTGCTGCTGATGGCCTCATTCCGCAACGACCCGGAAAACGCCCTGACCGAGACTATCGCCAGCATTGCCCAGGAAACAGCCTCCGAATTCGCACTGAATTGGGGCCCGGAAATCGCCCGGTTGCCTGCCGGACCGCTGGAACTGCCCTTTCCGCCGGCCTGACCACAGCTGGCACCATTTGCGCGCACAGGCTTTCCAGGCGCCCCACTTTTGCTCATAAGATTTTCCAATCAATCGCGCTGAGAATTTCTTGTTGGACAGCTGCCGGCCGGCTGCGCATACTCGATTCATCCGGCGGCCAGTCCTGGCTGCCGGTGACGGACGCCAGAGAAGCGCCGCGCTATCCTTCGCCAGCCATGGCGGAGCAAATCTATTTCCGGGTGACATCATATGAGCAACAACCTCAACATAGCGCCGGACGCGCTGGAAGCGACCTACAAGAAAATCGCCTGGCGCCTGATCCCCTTCCTGGTCTTCTTGTTCGTCCTGGCCTGGATCGATCGCGTCAACGTCGGTTTCGCCAAGCTGCAAATGTTGCAAGACCTGCAGTTCAGCGAAGCGGTCTACGGTCTCGGCGCCGGCATCTTTTTCATCGGTTATTTCCTGTTCGAAGTGCCAAGCAACCTGCTGCTGGAAAAAATCGGCGCCCGCAAGACCCTGGCCCGCATCACTATCCTGTGGGGGCTGACCTCGATGGCGATGGTGTATGTCAAGACGCCGGCCACTTTCTATGTGATCCGTTTTTTCCTGGGCGTGTTCGAAGCCGGCTTCTTCCCTGGCGTGGTGCTGTACCTGACCTACTGGTTCCCGGCCGCCAAGCGGGCCCGCGTCAACGGCTTGTTCATGACCTCGTTCGCGATCGCCGGCGTGGTGGGCGGGCCGGTCGCCGGTTTCATCATGAGCCGCATGGATGGCGTCGGCCATTACGCCAACTGGCAATGGCTGTTCCTGCTGGAAGGCATCCCGTCGGTGCTGGCCGGCATCGCGGTGCTGCTGTACCTGCCGGAAAAGCCGGCCAACGCAAAATGGTTGAGCCTGCCTGAACAACAGGCCGTAAGCAAGGCGCTAGCGGCGGAAAACCATGACCACAAACACGCCTCCCTGCGCGACGCCTGCCGCAACTACCGGGTCTGGATCTGCGCCGCGGTGTATTTCTGCGTGGTCAGCGGCAATGCCACGATCGCCTTCTGGTCGCCGTCCATCATCAAGGAAATCGGCGTGGCCGGCAACCTGCAGATCGGCCTGATCTCGGCAGTGCCTTTCCTGGCGGGCACCATCGCCATGATCTGGAACGGCATCCACTCTGACCGCAGCGGCGAGCGGCGCCTGCACTGCGCCATGGCGACGCTGGTAGCCAGCATCGGCCTGATACTGACCGGCTTTTTCATCGGCAATGCAGTGCTGGCGCTGTGTGCCCTGACCCTGGCGGCAGTCGGCATCCTGGCAGCATTCCCGGTGTTCTGGTCGATTCCTGCCGCATTCCTGACCGGCACCGCGGCCGCCGGCGGCATTGCGCTGATCAATTCGATCGGCAACCTGGCCGGTTTCGCTGCGCCTTACCTGATCGGCTCGCTGAAAACCACTACCGGCAGCGTCGCCTCCGGTTTGTATTTCGTCGCCGCGCTGGAATTTTGCGCGACGATCCTGGTCTTGCTGTTCATCAAAAAAGTTCGCTAATCCCTAACTCTCCATTCACCGGCGCCGGGGCTTTCCGCCGGCTGCCTTCTTTAAAGCTGGAACCATCATGCACATTTCCTTTCAGGTCGACAGCGAGCAAGGCTCGTCTCAGCTCGACACCGACATCCACACCTTGGTCGTGGCCGGCTGGGCCGGGCGCGACCATGCGGCCATCGAACATCACATCGAAGAGCTGGCGGCGCTCGGCATCTCGCGTCCCAGCGCCGTGCCGCTGTATTATCGCATCGCCAGCAACCAGCTGACCCAGGCCGGACAAGTGCAGGTGGTCGGCCCCGATTCGTCGGGCGAAGTGGAAACCTTTGTGTTTGCCGTCGACGGCGAACTGTATGTCAGCATCGCTTCCGACCATACCGACCGCAAGCTGGAAGCGCACAGCGTAGCGCTGTCGAAACAGGCATGCGTCAAGCCTGTCGCCGCCGGCGCCTGGCGCCTGGCCGAGGTCGCCGATTATTGGGATGAGCTGGTGATCCGCTCCTACATCGAGGAAAACGGCGAGACAGTGCTTTATCAGGAAGGCCCGCTGGCCTCGCTGCGCACGCCACAGGACCTGATCGCCGGCTATACCAACGGCGCCGCCACGCTGCCGGCAGGCAGCGGCATGACCTGCGGCACCGTCGCCGCGATCGGCGGCATCCGTCCGGCACAGTCATTTACAATGGAACTGTTCGACCCGCGCCGGCAACGCACTTTGCGTCATCACTACCAGGTTGAAGTGCTGCCCGAAGTTGCTTGAAGCTTGCTTGAATACCGGATTCCACACCATTTCACGAGGCCGCATGACTACCAAGCCACCTACCCTGCAATCCCTGGCCACAGCCCTAAGCCAGAATGCCGTCAGTTCGGCCGCCCTCACCGAAGCCGCGCTGCAACGCGCGCTGGAGCCATCCGGCGAAGGCAGCCGGGTGTTTACTGAACTGTATGCCGCGCCGGCACGGGCGGCGGCGCAAGCTTCCGACCTGCTGCGCGCCAGCGGCCAGCTGCGTTCGCCGATAGACGGCTTGCCGATTTCAGTCAAAGACCTGTTCGACGTCGCCGGCAGCACCACGCTGGCCGGTTCGGTGGCGCTGCGCGACGCCGCTCCGGCCAGCGTCAGTTCGGTGGCGGTACAGCGTCTGCTGGCAGCCGGCGCGGTCATCGTGGGCCGCACCAACATGACCGAATTCGCCTATTCCGGCCTCGGCATCAATCCGCACTACGGCACCCCCCGCAATCCTTGGGACAGAAGCACCGGCCGCATACCGGGCGGCTCCTCGTCCGGCGCCGCGGTTTCGGTCAGCGATGCCATGGCAGTCGCCGCCATCGGTTCCGATACCGGCGGTTCGGTGCGCATCCCGGCCGCGCTGTGCGGGCTGACCGGCTTCAAACCGACCGCGCGCCGGGTCTCGCTGCAGGGCGTATTGCCGCTGTCGACGCAACTGGATTCGATTGGCCCTATCGCCAACAGCGTCGCCTGTTGCGCCACCCTCGATGCGATACTGGCCGGTGAACCGGTAGTGCCGCTGCAGCCGTATTCGCTGCGCGGCCTGCGCCTGGCGCTGCCGACCACGCTGGTGCTGGACGGCATGGACCAGCACGTCGCAGCGGCGTTTGCCAGCGCACGCCAGCGGCTGCAAGCGGCGGGGGCTCTGATCGAAGAAATCGAGATACCCGAATTTGCAGCGCTGGGAGCAATCAACGCCAAAGGCGGGTTTACCGGCGCCGAAGCCTATGCCTGGCATCGCGCGCTGATCGCCGAGCGCGCCGCCGCTTACGATCCGCGCGTGATTTCGCGCATCTTGCGCGGCAAGGAAATCAGCGCAGCCGACCTGATCGACCTGTTCGCGGCGCGCAAGCAGTGGATCGCGGCGGTCGAACGCAGGATCGCGGGTTACGATGCGCTGCTGTTGCCGACCGTGCCTGTCGTCGCGCCGCTGATTACCGAGCTGGAAGCCAGCGATGAAGCGTATTTCGCCGCCAACGGCCTGATCTTGCGCAATCCGTCGGTGATCAACTTTCTCGACGGCTGCGCGCTCTCCTTGCCTTGTCATGCCGCGGGCACTGCGCCGGTCGGCCTGATGCTGGCCGGCGCCGGCGGCAATGACCGCAAGATCCTGGAAATCGGGCTGGCGGTTGAGGCTGCGCTAGCCGCGGCCTGACGCTGATCGACATGGTAGGGTGGGCACAGGTGCCCACCCTACTTCTTCAGTGATCGACCGCCAGCCTGGCTACCTGCAATACTTCCCCGCTGCGGGCATTCTGGACAAAGGCGACAATGCCGAAACGGTCGGCGCGGACGTCCGTGCCTATGCTGTCGAGCGCGATCTTCTCATTGATCTGCACCATGCCATCCGTCAATGCAAACGGACCAAGCCAGCGCCGCACTACATAGTCGTGGTGCAGGGTCACGCCATCGTTCTCGCCAGCAGCCACCTTGGATACCAGCTGGTTTTCGTAGAGCGCGACGTAGGCGTTATGGCCATCTTTGGAAGGCTGACGCAGCTTGACCTTGGTCGACAAGTCGAAATTGCGCGCCGCCGTGCCGGACAACTTGATGGCGATGTCTGCCGGCGACGGCTGCTCCGTGATTTTGGCGACCGCGGCGTCAAATGCCTTGTTCGCGCTCCACTGCCTCAGCTCGCGGCCGCCGACGAAAATTTCCGGCGTGTAGACCACGCGACTGTTGGTGAACGCCGCCAGTTCCTGCTGCCGCACGGTGAAGCGGTGGTCGCCGAACCTGTCCTTCCAGCCCAGGTCGTCCCAATAATCGACATGCAGGGCCAGCGGCACGATGCGCTCCGGTCCGGCCTGGCCTGGCTTGGCTTGCGCGCCTTGCCTGGACAGCCACTGGTCGGCCGGCGGGCAGCTGTTGCAGCCTTCGCTGGAATACAGTTCGACCAGCGCCACCCGGTTGGCCGGGCTCTGCGCGCTGTAGTCCTGCGCCTGGGCGGCGGATGCAAGTCCGAACCCAAGCATCGTCAATACAAGCTGTTTTGAAACATCGATAAGGATCTGCACCTGACTCTCCTGGCTGTTCATCTGTAGCTTGGTCGCGCTGGGCGTCACTTCCTTACAGATCAGCTTCATTTCAAGCCCGGCCTCTTGCCAGTGCCCTATGGCGCCCGATACAAATTGATCACGTCGCGCTCGACCCGCACCAGGTTTTGCCCGGCATCCACCACAAACTCTGCGCCATTGAAAGACGGCCTGGTCAGCAGCAGGATGGCATCGGCGATTTCCGCGATCGGCGCGATATATCCGAGCGGCGTAGAACGGGCCGAGGAATATTCGAAATCGGCCTGGCTCTGGTCGCCGCTGGTTGTCATCAGGCCGGGATACAAGGCATTGACGCGCAGCACCGGCGCCGCCGACATCGCCAGCATCGCGGTCAGGTTGCCCAGCGCGGCTTTCGCCACGGTGTAGCTGAAATCCTCCGGATGAAAATTGGCGTGCACCTTCTGGTCCACCACATTGATCACCACACCCTGCTGGGCGCGCTGCATGGCTTGCCGGTGAAATGCCTGGGTCAGCAACAGCGGCGCGCGGCAGTTCACCTGCCATGAACGCTCCAGGTCCGGCAGGGCAAAATCGGCCAGCGTATCCGGGAAAAAAACCGCAGCGCAGTTCACCAGCACATCGAGCCGGCCGAACCTGGCGTAGACCGCCTCTATCATTGCCGTCAGCTGCTCCGGCGCTTGCAGGTCGGCCTGCAGGGCGAGCGCACTGCCGCCGCCGGCTTCGATGGCTTGCACCGTATCCAGCGCTTCTTGCCGCGAACTTCCGTAGTGCACTGCCACCGTATAACCGGCTTGCGCAAACCGCTCGGCGATCACGCGCCCGACCCGCTTGGCGGCGCCAGTGATCAGCACCACGGCGGGCGCCGTATCGGCCTGCGGGTTGACCTGCATCTCAGCGTGCTTGTTCAATTTTTGACGGCAGCGGCGGCGTGACGGTCCATGAATTGCGCCAGGCGCACGTCGAGATCGGTAACGCCGTTGGCGTCATGGGTCGTCAGCAGCACGACCACGCGGTTATAGACGTTGGACCACTCGGGGTGATGGTCCATTTTTTCCGCCAGCAAAGCCGCCTGGGTCATGAAGCCGAAAGCCGCGTTGAAGTCGGCAAACAGGAAAGTCTTTTGAATCGCATCGCGGCCATCGGTTGCGGTCCAGCCGTTCAGGCCCTGGATTGCGGCTGCAGCGCCGATGTGGGTGGAGCTTGGCATTGAAGTATCCGTTCGTGAAAACTTCAATTCTATAACCGGAAGCAGCCGAATGCTTAAAAGATGCGCGACCCAGGGCTGTTCAATCGGGTTTCGGCAGTTTTCGGTTAAAAAAGTCGACAATTTCGGCATTTAATTGCGCATGCTCCGCAACCCGGTCCACTCCAGGGGCGTCCACGCACAAGTATGGCGTCCTGGACTTCATGACAGCGCTGCAAGGCGCAATGAATACGTAATGGCCGCCGGCCAGCTCGCCACGTTCGACGCTGGCCGGCAGCAGGCTCAGCAGATGGTCGGTGTTCCATTGATTGCGCAAGACCTGGTCGTCGCTGGCTTTATAGATGCGCAACGGTATCGTCACATCCGCCACGCTTTTTGCATCGAACATGATGCTGAACGGCGCCATGGCTACCGCGGCGCGCACCCGTTTATCGGCCGGCACGCTCCAGCCGGGACGGGTAATCCGGAGTTTCGCATGGCTGCCGTCCGGACACACTTCATGATCGTCGACGTGCGCCGCGCAATAGGCACTGTATAAAGCGGGGTCCGGTTTGGCGCCGGCCATCACCATGGTGGTATAGGCGCCGGCAGAGAAGCCGGCCATGCCGATGCGCCCGGCGTCGATCGCCGCACCGATCCGCTGGTCGGCCAGGACCGCATCCAGCGTTGCTGCTGCCTGCCACGGACGGCCGATGATCTGCACGTCGGTGAACCTGCCCTCAGGCTGGTCATAGCTGTCGCCAAGATGGCGCGGCGCCGCCACTACATAACCGTGTCCGGCCAGGGCTTCTGCCAGGTCGCTGTGGCCGAATTCGCTGCCGCCGCTGCCGTGCGACAGGATGATCAGCGGATGTAGTCCAGAGGTGATGGCGGCGCCGCGAGTGGCGTGGATAGTATAGGGGCCGGCCTGCCATTCGACCTGCGGCTCGGCGGTCGGATACCAGACCGCCACCGGCACGGCATACTCGCCGCTGGTGGTGAGGCTGAGGAAGCCTATATTCGTCTGCTCGCCGCGGGCCGATGCCGGCGCCGTGAACATGCTGCAAATCAGGGTCAATACCGCCGCGGACAGAAAACGCATGTCGTCTCCAGGTTAAACGAAAGATCCGGACCGCATGCTGCAATCCGGCATAGCGGCAATTGTATGGCGTGGCCGCATGACGCAACTGACCAGGATTGCTGATTTGCTTGGCATAATGGCGGTCTGTGAAACTTCCTCGGGCGCCATGAAATTCCTCGCCATCTCAGGCAGCCTGCGTGCTGCCTCCCACAATTCGGCCCTGTTGCGGGCCATGGCGCGCCTGGCGCCGGCCGGCGCCAGCGTGACGCTGTACCGTGGCCTGGGCGACTTGCCCCTGTTTAATCCCGATATCGAAGCCAGCGACCCGGCCCCTGTGGCAGATCTGCGCAGCCGGATCGTGGCCGCCGACGCCCTGCTGATCGCCAGCCCGGAGTATGCGCACGGCATTACCGGCGCCATGAAGAATGCTCTCGACTGGATGGTGGGTTGCGAAGCTTTTGTGCTGAAGCCGGTGGCATTGCTGAATGCCTCGCCGAGGGCGGTGCACGCCCAGGCATCCTTAAGGGAAATCGTGACGATGATGTCGGCGCAGATTGTCGAAGCGGCATCGGTCACCGTCCCCATCCTTGGTTCGCACCTCAGCGAAGACGAGATCGTCCTGCACCCGGAGATTTCGGCAACGCTGCGCGGCGCCCTGCTCTCGTTGCATGCCGCCGTGCTGGCGGCACGCTCGCAGCCACAATAATTACGCCAGTGTCAGCAAGCCGAGAGCGACGATAGCCGGCACTGCCTGTATGTACAAGATCTTGCGGCTGACCGTGAGCGCACCGAAGATGCCGGCGATGACCACGCAGGCCAGGAAAAAGATCTTGATCGCATACCCCGGCGTACCCAGGCACAAACCCCAGGCCAGGCCGGCAGCCAGGAAGCCGTTGTACAAACCCTGGTTGGCGGCCAGCGCCTTGGAGGCGGCGGCGAACTCCGGCGTCAGCCTGAAAGTCTTGAGGCCGAACGGCTTATCCCACAAGAACATTTCAAGCACCAGGAAATACACGTGTAGCAAGGCGACCAGGGCAATCAGCAGGTTGGTGACAGTATTCAAGGCAGGCTCCGTTTTTTAATGTTAGTGCCTGCCGCCCCTGTTTTATTAGCAGAACGGCGGCAGGCGTTGTGAAAGTCTGCTTTCAGGCCTTGGCCGCGACTTGGCTGGCATGCTGCGCCGCCAGTTCGGCGTCGAGGGCCTTGACGCGCTGTGCGGCCGGGCGTGCATTGACCCGGTCGATATAAGCCTGGATCAGCGGCGACATAGGCACCAGCTGGAAAGCCGTGGTCCAGGTCAGTGCGGTGCCCCACAGTACATCGGCGGCGCTGAATTTTTCACCCAGGATATAGGGTCCGCTGGCCAACTGGTCAGTCAAGGTCTTCAGCATCGTATCGAAATCGCCGTAAGGGCAAGTCGACGGCGCCACCGGCGGGTGCTTTTGCGCCCGGTCGACCACCGCCGGCTCGAAACAGGAACCGTAGTACACCATCCAGCGCAGGTACGGGCCGCGCAGCGGATCGTCCAGCGCGGGCGCCAGGCCGGCATCCTGGTACAGGTCGGCCAGGTACAGGAAGACCGCGACCTGTTCTGTAATCAGCGCTTCGCCATGGCGGATCGCGGGCACTTTGCCCATGGGATTGATCGCCAGGTATGCAGGACCGCGCTGCTCGCCCGCCTTCATGTTGAGCGCGTGCAGCTGGTAGTCGGCGCCCAGCTCCTCAAGCAGGATGCGGGCGCCCGTCGAGCGGGTGTTCGGCGAATGGAAAAATGTTACGCGGCGGTTCGGTGTCATGGCATCTCCTGGTTTTATTTTTATGGCGCTTCGGTCAGTAATATATCCCAAGCGTGGCCGACACATAGCGAAACAACTAGATAAAATTTTTACCTTGCATTAGTCGGAATCCTCTATTCGGGCTGCACCGGATCGTGCTTTATTAATCTATTTGCAAGCCCGCCGCGGTGGCCGCAGCCGCTGCCGCTGCCTCTGCAAAAACAGGAATTTTCATAGAGAAACCGCGCGGGGACGCGGCTCCGCGCCGCGCTCGACATACCGGCCTGGCGCTGTAAGTCAACTGTGAAAAGTGTAAGCAAATGCACGGGACACATTCCTGAAATTCGCGCTTCGTAGAATCGATAGCACTGGACAACTTCAGGAGCGCAAATTGAAACACCCTCTGAGCATCGCAGCGATCATCGCCGGCCGCTTTTCATCGTTCGCCAGCTTGCCGTCAAGGACCCAGGGCGGTCCCGACATCATTCTCAAGAACGCGCCGCCGGCACCAAAAACGGAAGCCGAGCCGGCCCCGCGCGCCGGGCTGGTGTGGAGTCCTGGATTCTGGAATTATGTGGGTGGCTGGTATGTATGGGAAGCCGGCCACTGGGAGCTGGAGCGCGACAATCAGCTTTACCTGAAACCGGGCTGGCAGAAAGTGATACACGGCTGGCAGCTGCAGCGCGGCGAATGGCGCGTCACTTCAGTCAGCTTCATCAAGCGGGGAAATCCTGCCAAGGCGGCAGACGATGCTCCGGAACCGCAATACGATCCGCTTGCGGCGTTTCGCTAGCACAAAGAATTATTATCCGACCTGTTTGGCCAGTGCATCGCGGCGCTGGCGGCTGCGTTCCTGGCAACGGAAACAGATCCAGCGCTTGGATTTATTGCGCAACACGAAATCGCCTTCCGTCACCGAGACTTCACCCTGGTGATGCGAGCAGAATCGCTTGCCGGTAACGTTTGCCGTGGCCTGTGTCACCAGCGCCAGCCGGTCTTGTCGTTGCAGATATGCGGTCATTGCTGGTTCTTCCTTGATTGCTTGCCCGGTTCAGGCCCGGGCGATTACTATTTTCCAAATGGATTGATATTTACGGCGTCTTGCGCCTTCGCCGACAATCCCGGCGATGCGGTCGTCGCTGCGGCGGCTGAGGAGCCGCCCTGCGCATGGGCCGCAAGCGCGGCCTGAGTTCCGGTTTGCGCGATCGAATCGTCCACCGAAAAAACGGCATAGATACCGCCGGCGCCCAGCACAAGGGCGGCAACAATCCATCTGAAATTCGATTTGTTCATCTCCGGTTCCTCGCATGCAAACACAATCCGATCACTGCAGGTACCGCCATTTCGTCGCCGCCGCGGACCGGATCGAACCGCGGCGGCGATTTCAAACAAGCTAACTACAAAAACCGCGGACGATTAACGTGCAAAGTCCGTGGTGTTCTTGACGAAGGTATTCAGGTTGCCGATATTCAGGCTACCGAAACCAGTAGTTGCATCCCAGCCTGCTGCTGCCTTGTAGCCGTACGAGCTGCTGGCGCCGTTGGTGCCGGAAGTCACGTCATGCAATAGCGAAGCGTTGGCGGCAACCGGGAAATACTTGTAGAAGCTGGCTGCCGGGAAACCCAGGGCATTGTTGTTGGCCGATTGCAGGCGGGCCCAGACGCCGGCGAAAATCGGCGCCGACAAGCTGGTGCCGCCGACCGTACCGGTCTGGGTGTTGTAGTAGATGGTGGCGCCGCTGGCGCTGGCGGCATCAAACGCGATGTCCGGCAGGCCGCGGGTGGTCTTGCCGGAAGCAATCACACCTGTTTGGTAAGTTGGCGCCGTTTCGTATTTGCTGTAGCCGCCGCCAGTTGCCCACAGGCGCTTGGTGGAATCGTAGTCGCCTGCGTCGTCGTAGGTGCCGATCGCGCTCAGGCCTTCGTTCCACACGGTTTCGCTGCTGTAGGCGCCGGAGTTGGTGTACAGGGTCGTGCCGCCGACAGCGATGACGTAAGGCGAAGTAGCCGGTTCGCTGACATCATAGGTCGACTTGTTTTTCGGTACGCCAGGCGCACCGGAAATCGAGCTGGTCTGGCAGTTGTAAGTACCAGCATCTCCGGTCGAAATGGAGAATGTCTGGCCTTGCGCCACAGCCTGCTTGAACACCTTGTCGTCAGCTGCCTGGGTGCCGTCGCTATGGGTATCCGATTCGCAGCCGCCGAGCGAAACGTTGATGACCTTGGCCACGTTGTCAGTCACTGCACGGTTGTAGGCTGCAGTGATGCCGCTGAAGCTCATGTCAGGCGACGCGTAGAAAATCAGCTGCTTGACGCCGCCGGAAGTGCCTGTGATGGTCTGGCTGTCGAGGTTCCATTCGACTTGGCCGGAAGTGTCGCTATAGTCGGCGCCGGCAGCACCGGTTTTCACCACCAGGGTATTGACGGTGGCAAGGCCCTTGGCTGTAGTGAAGGTTTTCAGGTCGGTAATCGTCGGGCTGAGATCGCCTGCCGAGATGATGCCGACCACGGTGTTCGAAGCAGTCGGCGTGGTGCCGACGTTATAGATCGCAGGGAATTGCACCGGGCTGTGCGCTGTCGCCACCGGCGTTGCATTGACCGTGACTTTAGCCTGTGCGCTCACGCCGGCTTCAGGCGTCTGCACCCAGCGATGGTGGGTCTGGGCGATCGCAACGTTTTGCAAACCCAGCACCGAATCGACGATGCCGCTCAATGCGGCAGGCACTTGTGCTGCATCGGTATTGGCAAACACCTTGCGGCCGTCTTGCTGGAAGCGTTTCAGCGCAGTGCGGAAGCCGGTTTGCACGGTGGCTGCAGTGCCGTCGGCTGTCACCAGCTGGCGGTTCGGCGCGACCTGGATGTTGACAAAACCGGACTTGCTCAGATGGGCAACCACTTTGGCCACATCTTTTTCCGTAGGCGCATATTCCGCGGCGAATTGCGCCGGTGTCAGGAATTTGCCGTAGGAAGCGGTGCCAGGTGTGTGCAGGTCCTGCAGGAACTTGTCGAGCTTGGCTTCATTGCGCAGGTTCAGGCTGAGCGTCACATGGACCGGTTCGCCTTGCGCCAGCTGCACGGCGGTTGCGGCTGGGGTTACCACGCTGGCATCGGCTGCCACGCTCTTTTGATTCGCTTGGACTTGCGGCAAGAACGCTTGGGTCTTGGTGGTGACCCAAGCGCTGTTGTCCGCCACGGCTGCGTGGACAGACAATGATGCAAACACCAGGGACAGCGCCAATGACAACGCCGAAGCCTGGGGAATCGCAAAATTTGCTGCTAGTACTTTCGCTGATATTTCCGATTTCATTTGCTTATTCCTCTTGAATGGAACAGATAAAAGACGCCGCAGCCCGGCATTGCGATCGGCAATGCAAAGTTGATTTGGCGCTGGAGTCTGCATCACCGGTTGTGATGCAGGGTTTTAACGAGACGTGATGTCCGTTAACTGGATGGCCGCAGCGAGAGCGCTGG
Coding sequences within it:
- a CDS encoding S53 family peptidase, whose amino-acid sequence is MKSEISAKVLAANFAIPQASALSLALSLVFASLSVHAAVADNSAWVTTKTQAFLPQVQANQKSVAADASVVTPAATAVQLAQGEPVHVTLSLNLRNEAKLDKFLQDLHTPGTASYGKFLTPAQFAAEYAPTEKDVAKVVAHLSKSGFVNIQVAPNRQLVTADGTAATVQTGFRTALKRFQQDGRKVFANTDAAQVPAALSGIVDSVLGLQNVAIAQTHHRWVQTPEAGVSAQAKVTVNATPVATAHSPVQFPAIYNVGTTPTASNTVVGIISAGDLSPTITDLKTFTTAKGLATVNTLVVKTGAAGADYSDTSGQVEWNLDSQTITGTSGGVKQLIFYASPDMSFSGITAAYNRAVTDNVAKVINVSLGGCESDTHSDGTQAADDKVFKQAVAQGQTFSISTGDAGTYNCQTSSISGAPGVPKNKSTYDVSEPATSPYVIAVGGTTLYTNSGAYSSETVWNEGLSAIGTYDDAGDYDSTKRLWATGGGYSKYETAPTYQTGVIASGKTTRGLPDIAFDAASASGATIYYNTQTGTVGGTSLSAPIFAGVWARLQSANNNALGFPAASFYKYFPVAANASLLHDVTSGTNGASSSYGYKAAAGWDATTGFGSLNIGNLNTFVKNTTDFAR
- a CDS encoding DUF1304 domain-containing protein, with amino-acid sequence MNTVTNLLIALVALLHVYFLVLEMFLWDKPFGLKTFRLTPEFAAASKALAANQGLYNGFLAAGLAWGLCLGTPGYAIKIFFLACVVIAGIFGALTVSRKILYIQAVPAIVALGLLTLA
- a CDS encoding glutathione S-transferase family protein → MTPNRRVTFFHSPNTRSTGARILLEELGADYQLHALNMKAGEQRGPAYLAINPMGKVPAIRHGEALITEQVAVFLYLADLYQDAGLAPALDDPLRGPYLRWMVYYGSCFEPAVVDRAQKHPPVAPSTCPYGDFDTMLKTLTDQLASGPYILGEKFSAADVLWGTALTWTTAFQLVPMSPLIQAYIDRVNARPAAQRVKALDAELAAQHASQVAAKA